The Gammaproteobacteria bacterium genome window below encodes:
- the metF gene encoding methylenetetrahydrofolate reductase [NAD(P)H], with protein sequence MKTQQEYQREFSFEFFPPKDEESAAKLRVTRDKLATLKPRFFSVTFGAGGSTRDRTLDAVLEIKNQSGIDAAPHISCIGSTREQLREVLQTYKQNGIRHTVALRGDIPSGMHGVGELNYANELVEFIRKETGDHFIIEVAAYPEFHPQAPSARANLEHFKRKVDAGADGAITQYFYNIDAYLRFVDDCEAMGIDLPIVPGIMPIINYSQLARFSEACGAEIPRWIRKRLEGFGDDRASIRKFGVDVTTELCAELLERGAPGLHIYTMNLAKPTIAVWENLGLRAHDADGARKTGS encoded by the coding sequence AGCGCGAATTCAGCTTCGAGTTTTTTCCGCCTAAAGATGAGGAAAGTGCAGCAAAGCTGCGTGTGACCCGCGACAAGCTCGCGACCCTCAAACCACGCTTTTTTTCGGTCACCTTCGGGGCGGGCGGCTCGACCCGCGACCGCACCCTGGACGCGGTGCTGGAAATCAAGAACCAATCCGGCATCGACGCGGCGCCACACATTTCCTGCATCGGTTCCACCCGCGAACAGCTTCGCGAGGTATTGCAGACCTACAAACAGAACGGCATCCGACATACCGTCGCCTTGCGCGGCGACATACCATCCGGCATGCACGGCGTCGGCGAATTGAACTACGCCAATGAGCTGGTGGAATTCATCCGCAAGGAAACGGGCGATCATTTCATCATCGAAGTCGCCGCCTACCCTGAATTTCATCCGCAGGCGCCCTCGGCGCGCGCCAACCTGGAACATTTCAAGCGCAAGGTGGACGCGGGCGCCGACGGCGCGATTACGCAATACTTCTACAACATCGACGCCTATCTGCGTTTTGTCGATGACTGCGAAGCCATGGGCATCGATCTTCCCATCGTGCCGGGCATCATGCCGATCATCAACTACAGCCAGCTGGCGCGTTTTTCCGAAGCCTGCGGTGCAGAGATACCACGCTGGATACGCAAGCGGCTGGAGGGCTTCGGCGATGATCGCGCGTCTATCCGCAAATTCGGCGTCGATGTCACCACCGAGCTTTGCGCCGAACTGCTGGAACGCGGCGCGCCCGGCCTGCACATCTACACGATGAATCTGGCCAAGCCGACCATTGCCGTCTGGGAAAACCTCGGCCTGCGCGCCCACGACGCGGACGGCGCGCGCAAGACCGGTTCCTGA